The Micromonospora sp. NBC_01740 genome includes a window with the following:
- a CDS encoding branched-chain amino acid ABC transporter permease encodes MDTVILLTLTGLGLAALYFLVASGLSLVFGLADVLNFAHGVFLGVGAYGTWWAAHNLPGAGSDGFGFVVAVIFGVAAGTLVAVLVELVLIRPLYSRTIEQVLVTVGLSLAGVALLQATWGADARPFPRPEWTRQVTGILGANVPNGGLLLIIAAVLVLGAILAFLRWTRYGLIIRAGVENREMVTALGIDVRKAFTLVFAIGGAAAALAGALGGVYFGTVSPGQGGSLLIFAFIVVVIGGMGSVIGSAYAAVAVGLTQQFVNYYGTSGLGDICVVALLAVVLLLRPQGIAGKVATA; translated from the coding sequence ATGGACACCGTCATCCTGTTGACGCTGACCGGGCTCGGCCTGGCGGCGCTCTACTTCCTGGTCGCCAGCGGGCTCTCCCTGGTCTTCGGCCTGGCCGACGTGCTCAACTTCGCGCACGGCGTCTTCCTCGGCGTCGGCGCGTACGGGACCTGGTGGGCGGCGCACAACCTGCCCGGCGCAGGGTCGGACGGCTTCGGCTTCGTGGTCGCGGTCATCTTCGGGGTGGCCGCCGGCACGCTGGTGGCGGTGCTCGTCGAGCTGGTGCTGATCCGGCCGCTCTACTCCCGCACCATCGAGCAGGTGCTGGTCACCGTCGGCCTCTCGCTGGCCGGCGTGGCGCTGCTCCAGGCGACCTGGGGCGCGGACGCCCGGCCCTTCCCGCGCCCCGAGTGGACCCGGCAGGTCACCGGAATCCTCGGCGCCAACGTGCCCAACGGCGGCCTGCTGCTGATCATCGCCGCGGTGCTGGTGCTCGGCGCGATCCTGGCCTTCCTCCGCTGGACCCGCTACGGCCTGATCATCCGGGCCGGGGTGGAGAACCGGGAGATGGTCACGGCGCTCGGCATCGACGTGCGCAAGGCGTTCACCCTGGTCTTCGCCATCGGCGGGGCGGCGGCGGCGCTGGCCGGCGCGCTCGGCGGCGTCTACTTCGGCACCGTCTCGCCCGGCCAGGGCGGCTCGCTGCTGATCTTCGCGTTCATCGTGGTGGTCATCGGCGGGATGGGCTCGGTGATCGGGTCCGCGTACGCGGCCGTCGCCGTCGGCCTGACCCAACAGTTCGTCAACTACTACGGCACCTCCGGGCTGGGCGACATCTGCGTGGTCGCGCTGCTGGCCGTGGTGCTGCTGCTGCGCCCGCAGGGCATCGCCGGAAAGGTGGCAACGGCATGA
- a CDS encoding branched-chain amino acid ABC transporter permease: MTEVKSPEVPAPPAAVPDELTPGRRRWHGLRPYLPLVALVVALILPYSTLHLPGIFEGALNSPGTLQLLAVCLVFGGLAAGYDLLFGRTGMLSFGHALYFAAGVYGTDILVTKAGLPLWQAGLLAIIGGTILAALLGAVALRTVGIAFAMVTLAFAQVGAILVARDFGGLTGGEEGLPLDVSGLPEGLVGVTNTVNLYWLALAYLVVVVFVVHRVSGSPTGRVLAGLRDDERRIGVLGLDPYRFKLVAFTLAGGLAAAGGAVYVLIVGGASPHITSSEWTLALLVMVVLGGPGTRWGPVIGGILYMYLDHRLVAFGTSDAVEALPAFLSNPLSQPLFVLGTVFILAVYFFPGGLASLAPRLALLKHSLRTPSRRS, from the coding sequence ATGACCGAGGTCAAGAGCCCCGAGGTTCCGGCACCGCCGGCCGCCGTGCCCGACGAGCTGACGCCGGGGCGCCGACGGTGGCACGGGCTGCGCCCGTACCTGCCGCTGGTCGCGCTGGTGGTCGCGCTGATCCTGCCGTACTCGACGCTGCACCTGCCGGGGATCTTCGAGGGGGCGCTGAACTCCCCGGGCACCCTGCAACTGCTCGCCGTCTGCCTGGTCTTCGGCGGCCTGGCCGCCGGGTACGACCTGCTCTTCGGGCGGACGGGGATGCTCTCCTTCGGGCACGCCCTCTACTTCGCCGCCGGCGTCTACGGCACCGACATTCTGGTCACCAAGGCGGGGCTGCCGCTGTGGCAGGCGGGGCTGCTCGCGATCATCGGTGGGACGATCCTCGCCGCGCTGCTCGGGGCGGTGGCGCTGCGTACCGTCGGCATCGCGTTCGCCATGGTGACGCTCGCCTTCGCCCAGGTCGGGGCGATCCTGGTGGCCCGCGACTTCGGCGGGCTCACCGGCGGCGAGGAGGGGCTGCCGCTGGACGTCTCCGGGCTGCCCGAGGGGCTGGTCGGGGTCACCAACACCGTCAACCTCTACTGGCTGGCGCTGGCGTACCTGGTCGTGGTGGTCTTCGTGGTGCACCGGGTCTCCGGCTCGCCGACCGGGCGGGTGCTCGCCGGCCTGCGCGACGACGAGCGGCGGATCGGGGTGCTCGGGCTCGACCCGTACCGGTTCAAGCTGGTGGCGTTCACCCTGGCCGGCGGCCTGGCGGCGGCCGGTGGCGCGGTCTACGTCCTGATCGTCGGCGGCGCCTCGCCGCACATCACCTCCTCCGAGTGGACCCTGGCGCTGCTGGTCATGGTGGTGCTCGGCGGGCCGGGCACCCGGTGGGGCCCGGTGATCGGCGGGATCCTCTACATGTACCTGGACCACCGGCTGGTCGCGTTCGGCACGTCCGACGCGGTGGAGGCCCTGCCGGCGTTCCTGAGCAACCCGCTGTCGCAGCCGCTCTTCGTGCTCGGCACGGTCTTCATCCTGGCCGTCTACTTCTTCCCCGGCGGCCTGGCCAGCCTCGCCCCGCGCCTGGCACTGCTGAAGCACTCCCTGCGCACCCCGTCCCGCCGCTCCTGA
- a CDS encoding substrate-binding domain-containing protein: MTVRTTRRVFLSAATMMAAALAATACGSPQDTASGGGDSAAPVKVGLVYSQSGALASYGKQYIEGFKAGLDFATKGTNKVGDRAVEVTEVDDAGDPAKAVSAAKDLIGKGNKIIAGSTASGVALQVAPIAAQNKVLFISGPAATDAVTGANKYTFRSGRQSYQDVVTAKSFIGDPAGKKVVVFAQDGAFGDANEAAVKAVIGGAGAAVSSVRAPASATEFTPFASQIKSAKPDLLFVAWAGTTAPAMWQTLDQQGVLSSTTVVTGLDIRASWPTFGAAGSKISFLSHYFDGASDNEAVKALKAKVGTVDLFHPDGFAAAQMVVRAIEEGGDDVEKMVKALEGWSFDGVKGKMTIRAEDHALLQPMFQAKLSGSGTAFTATAQKALTGDESAPPAVAMKG; the protein is encoded by the coding sequence ATGACGGTCCGGACGACGCGGCGGGTGTTCCTCTCCGCCGCCACGATGATGGCCGCGGCGCTCGCCGCCACGGCCTGTGGCAGCCCGCAGGACACCGCCTCCGGTGGCGGCGACAGCGCCGCCCCGGTGAAGGTTGGCCTGGTCTACTCCCAGTCGGGAGCCCTCGCCAGCTACGGCAAGCAGTACATCGAGGGATTCAAGGCCGGCCTCGACTTCGCCACCAAGGGCACCAACAAGGTGGGCGACCGGGCCGTCGAGGTCACCGAGGTCGACGACGCGGGTGACCCGGCGAAGGCGGTCTCCGCGGCCAAGGACCTGATCGGCAAGGGCAACAAGATCATCGCGGGCTCGACGGCTTCCGGCGTGGCCCTCCAGGTCGCCCCGATCGCCGCGCAGAACAAGGTGCTCTTCATCTCCGGGCCCGCCGCCACCGACGCGGTGACCGGCGCCAACAAGTACACGTTCCGCTCCGGGCGGCAGTCGTACCAGGACGTGGTGACCGCCAAGTCGTTCATCGGCGACCCGGCCGGCAAGAAGGTCGTGGTGTTCGCCCAAGACGGCGCCTTCGGCGACGCCAACGAGGCGGCCGTGAAGGCCGTCATCGGCGGCGCGGGCGCGGCCGTCAGCAGCGTCCGGGCGCCGGCCAGCGCCACCGAGTTCACCCCGTTCGCCAGCCAGATCAAGTCCGCCAAGCCGGACCTGCTCTTCGTCGCCTGGGCCGGCACCACCGCCCCCGCGATGTGGCAGACGCTCGACCAGCAGGGCGTGCTCTCCTCCACCACGGTCGTCACGGGCCTGGACATCCGCGCCTCGTGGCCGACCTTCGGCGCCGCCGGCAGCAAGATCTCCTTCCTGTCGCACTACTTCGACGGGGCCTCCGACAACGAGGCCGTGAAGGCGCTGAAGGCCAAGGTCGGCACCGTCGACCTGTTCCACCCGGACGGCTTCGCCGCCGCGCAGATGGTCGTACGGGCCATCGAGGAGGGCGGCGACGACGTCGAGAAGATGGTGAAGGCGCTGGAGGGCTGGAGCTTCGACGGGGTCAAGGGCAAGATGACCATCCGGGCCGAGGACCACGCGCTGCTCCAGCCGATGTTCCAAGCCAAGCTGTCCGGCAGCGGCACCGCGTTCACGGCCACCGCCCAGAAGGCGCTGACCGGGGACGAGTCCGCGCCGCCGGCCGTGGCGATGAAGGGCTGA
- a CDS encoding serine hydrolase domain-containing protein codes for MSVVSGTVAAGYEPVREAFLANFETRSEIGAALSVYRHGREVARLWGGLADPATGRAWREETLQVVFSATKSVPAACAHLLVQRGQLDLDAPVAEYWPEFAAAGKGEIPVRWLLSHQAGLPVLDRPVPLAQALTWEPAVAALAAQAPAWPPGTAHGYHGLTYGWLVGEVVRRVSGRSLGTYFADEIATPLGLDFWVGLPAAEAHRVARLVEQPVAPPAAAAASEVLAAAAASEVLAAYTDPASLVVRSTMVTDPPLDLADPRAWVAEIPAVNGICTASSLARFYAGLIGEVDGVRILDAATLDAATREQAGGVDRVLLVPTRPALGFGLPLPEQPWWSPTAFGFPGHGGSLGYADPASGIAFGYVTSGLRVTMGPDPRTTSLVDAVRAVVSRPPA; via the coding sequence ATGTCCGTGGTCAGCGGCACCGTGGCGGCAGGTTACGAGCCGGTCCGGGAGGCGTTCCTGGCGAACTTCGAGACGCGGTCCGAGATCGGCGCGGCCCTCAGCGTCTACCGGCACGGTCGGGAGGTGGCCAGACTGTGGGGCGGGCTCGCCGATCCCGCCACCGGCCGCGCCTGGCGGGAGGAGACCCTCCAGGTGGTCTTCTCGGCCACCAAGAGCGTGCCGGCGGCCTGCGCGCACCTGCTGGTTCAGCGCGGGCAGCTCGACCTGGACGCACCCGTCGCCGAGTACTGGCCGGAGTTCGCGGCGGCCGGCAAGGGCGAGATCCCGGTCCGCTGGCTCCTGTCCCACCAGGCGGGGCTGCCGGTGCTCGACCGTCCGGTTCCACTGGCGCAGGCGCTGACCTGGGAGCCGGCGGTCGCCGCGCTGGCCGCCCAGGCGCCGGCCTGGCCGCCAGGCACAGCACACGGCTACCACGGGCTCACCTACGGCTGGCTGGTCGGCGAGGTGGTACGCCGCGTCTCCGGCCGCAGCCTCGGCACGTACTTCGCCGACGAGATCGCCACACCGCTGGGCCTGGACTTCTGGGTCGGTCTGCCCGCCGCCGAGGCGCACCGGGTCGCCCGGCTCGTCGAGCAGCCGGTCGCCCCGCCCGCCGCCGCTGCGGCGTCGGAGGTGCTGGCCGCCGCAGCGGCGTCCGAGGTGCTTGCCGCGTACACCGATCCGGCCTCGTTGGTGGTCCGGTCGACGATGGTGACCGACCCGCCGCTCGACCTCGCCGACCCGCGTGCCTGGGTGGCCGAGATCCCGGCGGTCAACGGCATCTGCACCGCCTCGTCGCTGGCCCGCTTCTACGCCGGCCTGATCGGCGAGGTCGACGGCGTCCGGATCCTCGACGCGGCCACCCTCGACGCCGCCACCCGCGAACAGGCCGGCGGGGTCGACCGGGTCCTGCTGGTGCCGACCCGGCCGGCGCTCGGCTTCGGCCTGCCGTTGCCCGAACAGCCCTGGTGGTCGCCCACCGCCTTCGGCTTCCCCGGCCACGGTGGCTCGCTCGGCTACGCCGACCCGGCCAGCGGCATCGCCTTCGGCTACGTGACGAGCGGGCTCCGCGTCACGATGGGCCCGGACCCCCGCACGACCAGCCTGGTCGACGCGGTCCGGGCGGTGGTGTCCCGCCCGCCGGCCTGA
- a CDS encoding helix-turn-helix domain-containing protein has product MGSVEVSPQMAFARFVRRAIDDAREERGWTVTDLASHTGVGRSTVFRWLAGDWQDYPELAKVRGFCAALDLPVAAAFRALGLPDAGPAPRRRVDDGPVEADVRVILQRLADPTVPAEEKHHIRDLLRYLARRPIRRAG; this is encoded by the coding sequence ATGGGTTCCGTAGAGGTTTCTCCGCAGATGGCCTTCGCACGTTTCGTACGGCGCGCCATCGACGACGCCCGCGAGGAACGCGGCTGGACCGTCACCGACCTGGCGTCCCACACCGGCGTCGGTCGGTCGACCGTGTTCCGTTGGCTCGCCGGAGACTGGCAGGACTACCCCGAGCTGGCCAAGGTACGCGGCTTCTGCGCCGCGCTGGACCTGCCGGTCGCGGCAGCGTTCCGCGCGCTCGGCCTGCCCGACGCCGGTCCCGCGCCCCGCCGGCGCGTCGACGACGGCCCGGTCGAGGCGGACGTCCGGGTGATCCTGCAACGGCTGGCCGACCCGACCGTGCCGGCCGAGGAGAAGCACCACATCCGCGACCTGCTGCGCTACCTGGCCCGCCGCCCCATCCGCCGCGCCGGCTGA
- a CDS encoding ABC transporter ATP-binding protein, with translation MLATRGLTWRIGEVAIVDSVYLDLAPGEFLGVIGPNGAGKTSLFNLITGVRRATEGRITLDGQDIGSLPPHKRARLGLGRTFQASSVFGSLSVRENVRLAVQAHRGGSMKLWRRAAADREVAAAADAALDRVGLAHRGTALAGTLAHGEKRKLEIALLLAGEPRVMLLDEPMAGVSAEDVPELVSVIRSLTGDSGRSVLMVEHHMDVILELADRIAVMHHGALLACDTPETVMANPTVQEAYLGESL, from the coding sequence ATGCTCGCCACCCGCGGTCTGACCTGGCGGATCGGTGAGGTCGCCATCGTCGACAGCGTCTACCTCGACCTGGCGCCCGGGGAGTTCCTCGGCGTCATCGGGCCCAACGGCGCCGGCAAGACCTCACTGTTCAACCTGATCACCGGCGTACGCCGGGCCACGGAAGGACGGATCACCCTCGACGGGCAGGACATCGGCTCCCTGCCGCCGCACAAGCGGGCCCGTCTCGGCCTCGGCCGTACCTTCCAGGCAAGCTCGGTCTTCGGCTCGCTCAGCGTGCGGGAGAACGTCCGGCTCGCCGTGCAGGCGCACCGCGGGGGCTCGATGAAGCTGTGGCGGCGGGCGGCGGCCGACCGGGAGGTCGCCGCCGCCGCCGACGCGGCGCTCGACCGCGTCGGCCTCGCCCACCGGGGTACGGCGCTGGCCGGCACCCTCGCCCACGGCGAGAAGCGGAAGCTGGAGATCGCCCTGCTGCTCGCCGGGGAGCCCCGGGTCATGCTGCTCGACGAGCCGATGGCCGGGGTCAGCGCCGAGGACGTACCCGAGCTGGTCTCGGTGATCCGCTCGCTCACCGGCGACAGCGGCCGGTCGGTGCTGATGGTCGAGCACCACATGGACGTCATCCTGGAACTGGCCGACCGGATCGCCGTGATGCACCACGGCGCGCTGCTGGCCTGCGACACCCCGGAGACGGTGATGGCCAACCCCACCGTGCAAGAGGCCTACCTGGGGGAGTCGCTCTAG
- a CDS encoding RecQ family ATP-dependent DNA helicase, whose amino-acid sequence MSQDRTAVRERAEAVLRRLAGEHARLREDQWRAIEALVVDRRRVLCVQRTGWGKSAVYFVATALLRDREAAGAEGVAGPTVIVSPLLALMRNQVESAARAGIRARTINSANLDEWDEITAEIHAGAVDVLLISPERLNNPDFRDTVLPKLAATTGLLVVDEAHCVSDWGHDFRPDYRRLRTFLGNLPERTPVLATTATANARVTADVAEQLGDALVLRGSLDRESLRLGVVELPSPAYRLAWLADHLDRLPGSGIVYTLTVAAAGETAEFLRSRGYAVASYTGQAEDADRRAAEQDLLDNKIKALVATSALGMGFDKPDLGFVVHLGAPPSPIAYYQQVGRAGRAVAHAEVLLLPGTEDAAIWRYFASLAFPPEAQVRAVLAALHTDRPLSTQALEPIVDLRRARLELMLKVLDVDGAVRRVRGGWLATGEPWVYDEARLRRVAEARTAEQQAMREYASTPDCRLRYLRECLDDVGAADCGRCDRCAGPLFTADVSEVAQTAAQTFLGRPGVEITPKKLWPTGLEAVGVPLKGRIAPAEQALPGRAVGRLSDLGWGGRLRDLVGPEAADVAVPEDVAAAVVEVLKAWAHGDERWPRRPVGVVAVGSRRRPRLVGSLAERIAAVGRLPLLGAVTPTGAPAGGPRGNSAQRVRALHGAFAVPDDLADALAGLDGPVLLVDDLVDSGWTMTMAARELRRAGAPDVLPLALAVAG is encoded by the coding sequence ATGAGCCAGGATCGGACGGCGGTACGGGAGCGGGCCGAGGCGGTGCTGCGGCGGTTGGCCGGCGAGCACGCCCGGCTCCGGGAGGACCAGTGGCGGGCGATCGAGGCGCTGGTGGTCGACCGTCGTCGGGTCCTCTGCGTGCAGCGCACCGGGTGGGGCAAGTCGGCGGTCTACTTCGTGGCCACCGCCCTGCTGCGGGACCGGGAGGCGGCCGGCGCAGAAGGCGTCGCCGGGCCCACCGTGATCGTCTCGCCGCTGCTGGCGCTCATGCGCAACCAGGTCGAGTCGGCGGCCCGGGCCGGCATCCGGGCGCGCACGATCAACTCCGCCAACCTCGACGAGTGGGACGAGATCACCGCCGAGATCCACGCCGGCGCCGTGGACGTGCTGCTGATCAGCCCGGAGCGGCTCAACAATCCGGACTTCCGGGACACCGTGCTGCCGAAGCTGGCCGCCACGACCGGCCTGCTGGTGGTCGACGAGGCGCACTGCGTCTCCGACTGGGGGCACGACTTCCGGCCGGACTACCGCCGGCTGCGTACGTTCCTGGGCAACCTGCCCGAGCGCACCCCGGTGCTGGCCACCACGGCCACCGCCAACGCCCGGGTCACCGCCGACGTGGCGGAGCAGTTGGGCGACGCCCTCGTGCTGCGCGGCAGCCTGGACCGGGAGTCGCTGCGCCTCGGCGTGGTCGAGCTGCCGAGCCCGGCGTACCGGCTGGCGTGGCTCGCCGACCACCTGGACCGGCTCCCCGGCTCGGGCATCGTCTACACGCTGACGGTCGCCGCGGCGGGGGAGACCGCCGAGTTCCTGCGTTCCCGGGGCTACGCCGTCGCCTCCTACACCGGGCAGGCCGAGGACGCCGACCGGCGGGCCGCCGAGCAGGACCTGCTGGACAACAAGATCAAGGCGCTCGTCGCCACGAGCGCGCTGGGCATGGGCTTCGACAAGCCCGACCTCGGCTTCGTCGTGCACCTCGGCGCGCCGCCGTCTCCGATCGCGTACTACCAGCAGGTCGGCCGTGCCGGCCGGGCCGTCGCGCACGCCGAGGTGCTGCTGCTGCCCGGCACCGAGGACGCCGCGATCTGGCGCTACTTCGCCTCGCTCGCCTTTCCGCCCGAGGCGCAGGTCCGCGCCGTCCTGGCCGCCCTGCACACCGACCGGCCGCTCTCCACCCAGGCGCTCGAACCGATCGTCGACCTGCGCCGGGCCCGGCTGGAGCTGATGCTCAAGGTGCTCGACGTCGACGGCGCGGTCCGCCGGGTGCGCGGCGGCTGGCTCGCCACCGGCGAGCCCTGGGTCTACGACGAGGCCCGGTTGCGCCGCGTCGCCGAGGCGCGCACCGCCGAGCAGCAGGCCATGCGGGAGTACGCGAGCACCCCCGACTGCCGGCTGCGCTACCTGCGCGAGTGCCTGGACGACGTCGGGGCCGCCGACTGTGGCCGCTGTGACCGTTGCGCCGGCCCGCTGTTCACGGCCGACGTGTCGGAGGTGGCGCAGACCGCCGCGCAGACCTTCCTCGGCCGGCCCGGCGTGGAGATCACGCCGAAGAAGCTCTGGCCGACCGGGCTGGAGGCGGTGGGCGTACCGCTGAAGGGGCGGATCGCCCCGGCGGAGCAGGCGCTGCCGGGGCGGGCGGTGGGGCGGCTGTCCGACCTGGGGTGGGGCGGCCGGCTGCGCGACCTGGTCGGGCCGGAGGCGGCGGACGTGGCCGTACCCGAAGACGTGGCCGCCGCCGTGGTCGAGGTGCTGAAGGCGTGGGCGCACGGCGACGAGCGGTGGCCGCGCCGCCCGGTCGGGGTGGTCGCGGTCGGCTCGCGCCGCCGGCCCCGGCTGGTCGGCTCGCTCGCCGAGCGGATCGCCGCCGTGGGCCGGCTGCCGCTGCTCGGTGCGGTGACGCCGACCGGCGCGCCGGCCGGCGGCCCGCGCGGCAACAGCGCCCAGCGGGTACGCGCCCTGCACGGCGCCTTCGCCGTGCCGGACGACCTGGCCGACGCCCTCGCCGGGCTCGACGGGCCCGTGCTCCTCGTCGACGACCTGGTCGACTCGGGCTGGACGATGACGATGGCCGCACGGGAACTGCGCCGGGCCGGCGCCCCCGACGTGCTCCCGCTCGCCCTGGCCGTAGCCGGCTGA
- a CDS encoding class I SAM-dependent methyltransferase produces the protein MPEPLDAALTEVRALLLDPTLTRAVAAGRRRGHRPSMVRAELRPVALKAGPRLQISTSDGSRPYTRNVAPGPEADAAVDALLAEPFGNWHVETADATLQLRVTKSGEAQVHRAAAARPAAEPGGHDRAKEYLLDPGDPIFAEIGGSAAKRRQVDAFLRALAATLPDDLTGPLRVVDLGCGNAYLTFAAYRWLAQRGVDVELVGVDVREDQRRRNTELAERLGWADRVSFVAGTIADAVVEPAPDLVLALHACDTATDEALARAVRWQARWVLAAPCCHHDVAAQLRARPAPAPYELLTRQGILRERFADVLTDALRAGLLRLHGYRAEVVEFVDSRHTPRNLLIRARRTGTAPTAAQRTEYRELVDQWAVTPRLAALLPPVPAPAPGTPVPEGVAAAR, from the coding sequence ATGCCCGAACCACTGGACGCCGCCCTGACCGAGGTCCGGGCACTGCTGCTCGACCCGACGCTCACCCGTGCGGTGGCCGCCGGGCGCCGGCGTGGACACCGCCCCTCGATGGTCCGCGCCGAACTGCGGCCGGTCGCGCTGAAGGCGGGCCCCCGGTTGCAGATCTCCACCTCCGACGGCTCCCGCCCGTACACCCGCAACGTGGCCCCCGGCCCGGAGGCGGACGCGGCGGTGGACGCGCTGCTGGCCGAGCCGTTCGGCAACTGGCACGTGGAGACGGCCGACGCGACGCTCCAGCTGCGGGTCACCAAGTCCGGCGAGGCGCAGGTGCACCGGGCCGCCGCGGCCCGGCCCGCCGCCGAGCCGGGTGGGCACGACCGGGCGAAGGAGTACCTCCTCGATCCCGGTGACCCGATCTTCGCCGAGATCGGCGGCTCGGCGGCGAAGCGGCGCCAGGTCGACGCGTTCCTGCGGGCGCTGGCGGCGACCCTCCCGGACGACCTGACCGGCCCGCTGCGGGTGGTCGACCTGGGCTGCGGCAACGCGTACCTGACCTTCGCCGCGTACCGGTGGCTGGCGCAGCGGGGGGTCGACGTCGAGCTGGTCGGCGTGGACGTCCGGGAGGACCAGCGGCGACGCAACACCGAGCTGGCCGAGCGGCTGGGCTGGGCAGACCGGGTCAGCTTCGTGGCCGGCACGATCGCCGACGCCGTCGTGGAGCCCGCCCCCGATCTGGTGCTGGCCCTGCACGCCTGTGACACCGCCACCGACGAGGCGCTGGCCCGGGCGGTGCGCTGGCAGGCCCGCTGGGTGCTCGCCGCGCCGTGCTGCCACCACGACGTCGCGGCCCAGCTCCGCGCGCGGCCGGCCCCGGCCCCGTACGAGCTGCTGACCCGGCAGGGCATCCTCCGGGAGCGCTTCGCGGACGTCCTCACCGACGCGCTGCGGGCCGGGCTGCTCCGGCTGCACGGCTACCGGGCCGAGGTGGTGGAGTTCGTCGACTCCCGGCACACTCCGCGCAACCTGCTCATCCGGGCACGACGCACCGGCACCGCGCCCACCGCCGCCCAGCGGACGGAGTACCGGGAACTCGTCGACCAGTGGGCGGTCACCCCACGGCTGGCGGCGCTGCTGCCGCCGGTGCCCGCGCCGGCCCCCGGCACCCCGGTGCCGGAAGGCGTCGCGGCTGCCCGCTGA
- a CDS encoding ABC transporter ATP-binding protein, with product MEPILSVENLSVRIAGLHILQGVSFTVAPTGVTVLLGRNGVGKTTTLRAIVGLTPPAGEVRGTVRMGAQSLLARPTHRLVRGGLGYVPEDRCVFAGLTVAENLRLAERRGSTPAYDKVFALFPELDRRGRQRAGSLSGGQQQMLAIGRVLLNDNRLLLVDEPTKGLAPKVVTEVAEVLERVAESVPVLLVEQNLAVVRRLARDAVVLAAGQVAWTGDAQELLLETALTKSLLGVGSAEGHHPAGTPAAARKDQH from the coding sequence GTGGAACCCATTCTCAGCGTGGAGAACCTGTCGGTCCGCATCGCCGGGCTGCACATCCTCCAGGGGGTGTCCTTCACGGTCGCCCCGACCGGCGTCACCGTCCTGCTCGGGCGCAACGGCGTGGGCAAGACGACCACGCTGCGCGCGATCGTCGGCCTCACCCCGCCCGCCGGCGAGGTGCGCGGCACCGTCCGGATGGGCGCCCAGAGCCTGCTGGCCCGGCCCACCCACCGGCTGGTCCGCGGCGGGCTGGGCTACGTGCCGGAGGACCGGTGCGTCTTCGCCGGGCTCACCGTCGCGGAGAACCTCCGGCTCGCCGAGCGGCGGGGCAGCACCCCGGCGTACGACAAGGTGTTCGCGCTCTTCCCGGAGCTGGACCGGCGCGGACGGCAACGGGCCGGCTCGCTCTCCGGCGGGCAGCAGCAGATGCTCGCGATCGGCCGGGTGCTGCTCAACGACAACCGGCTGCTGCTGGTCGACGAGCCGACCAAGGGGCTCGCGCCGAAGGTGGTGACCGAGGTGGCCGAGGTGCTGGAACGGGTCGCCGAATCCGTGCCGGTGCTGCTCGTCGAGCAGAACCTGGCCGTGGTCCGGCGGCTCGCCCGGGACGCGGTCGTGCTGGCCGCAGGCCAGGTCGCCTGGACCGGCGACGCGCAGGAACTGCTGCTGGAGACCGCCCTGACCAAGTCGCTGCTGGGCGTCGGCTCGGCGGAGGGACACCACCCCGCCGGTACGCCGGCCGCCGCGCGGAAGGACCAGCACTGA